A window of the Gloeocapsa sp. DLM2.Bin57 genome harbors these coding sequences:
- a CDS encoding MoxR family ATPase has translation MTNSLKRLTENLSKTIVGKDDAIRLVLVALLSGGHALLEDVPGVGKTLLAKSLAKSINGKFQRIQCTPDLLPTDITGTNIWNPSTREFEFLSGPVFANVLLADEINRATPRTQSALLEVMEEKQVTVDGEARVVPLPFFVIATQNPIEYQGTFPLPEAQMDRFALSLSLGYPSASEELQMLQQQKNRLEVEKLQPCISLEEVIDLRNQVNQVRVEQPLQEYIVRLVRASRQHEDIVLGVSPRGTVVLQKAAMAIAFLDNRDYAIDDDVKELAPHVLSHRLIPAPGRKAKTVVANLLNSVNTP, from the coding sequence ATGACTAACTCTCTCAAACGACTTACAGAAAATCTTAGTAAAACTATAGTTGGTAAAGATGACGCCATTCGTTTAGTTCTAGTAGCCTTACTTAGCGGTGGTCACGCGCTGTTAGAAGACGTTCCCGGGGTGGGTAAAACCTTACTCGCTAAATCATTAGCTAAATCCATAAACGGTAAATTCCAACGGATTCAATGTACCCCCGATTTACTCCCCACAGATATAACAGGAACAAACATCTGGAATCCGAGTACGAGAGAATTTGAGTTTCTCTCAGGTCCTGTCTTTGCTAATGTATTATTAGCAGATGAAATTAATCGCGCCACACCAAGAACTCAATCAGCCTTGTTAGAGGTAATGGAGGAGAAACAGGTAACGGTAGATGGTGAAGCTAGAGTAGTACCTTTACCTTTTTTTGTGATTGCTACCCAAAACCCGATTGAGTATCAGGGAACTTTCCCTTTACCTGAAGCTCAGATGGATCGTTTTGCTTTATCTTTAAGTTTAGGGTATCCTAGTGCCAGTGAAGAGTTACAAATGCTTCAACAACAAAAAAATCGCCTAGAAGTAGAAAAACTGCAACCCTGTATTAGTCTAGAAGAAGTAATAGATTTACGTAACCAAGTTAATCAAGTTAGAGTAGAACAACCCCTACAAGAGTATATAGTGCGTCTAGTTAGAGCTTCTCGTCAACATGAAGATATCGTTCTCGGTGTAAGTCCTCGGGGAACAGTAGTTCTACAAAAAGCAGCTATGGCGATCGCCTTTTTAGATAATCGTGACTATGCGATCGACGACGACGTCAAAGAATTAGCCCCTCATGTCCTTTCTCATCGTCTCATACCCGCGCCAGGACGTAAAGCTAAAACCGTCGTAGCCAATTTATTAAATTCAGTTAATACTCCTTAA
- a CDS encoding bifunctional riboflavin kinase/FAD synthetase, with protein sequence MWVTSLHNQILQPNAIALGNFDGIHKGHKEVLQPVLKATEVIGCQKGSNPSNWEKQSLYKTVVSFTPHPQEYFTGQQKKLLTPLAEKVSYLEELGIEQLILLPFDRELASLSPQEFVEKLLIDKIGARLISVGEDFRFGYQRTGNAQTLKAIAHNYGVEVNITHLQNLKATRISSSQIRQALTTGKIETANAMLGREYQIRGKVIKGQQLGQKLGFPTANLEIPSIKFLPKYGVYLVRVSLLEQPERIYWGLTNVGYRPTVNGQQLTVETHILDFSGDLYNQDISLNLVKFLRPERKFDSLEALINQISTDIQIARELTISYD encoded by the coding sequence GTGTGGGTAACATCATTACATAATCAAATTCTGCAACCAAACGCGATCGCTCTTGGGAACTTTGACGGAATACATAAAGGTCACAAAGAAGTTTTGCAGCCAGTGCTCAAAGCAACAGAAGTGATTGGGTGTCAGAAAGGTAGTAATCCTAGCAATTGGGAAAAGCAATCCTTATACAAAACAGTAGTTAGTTTTACACCCCATCCCCAAGAATACTTTACAGGTCAACAGAAGAAGTTGTTAACTCCTCTAGCAGAAAAAGTGAGCTATTTAGAAGAATTGGGGATAGAACAACTAATCTTACTACCATTTGACCGCGAATTAGCCTCATTGAGTCCTCAAGAATTTGTCGAAAAATTACTGATAGACAAAATAGGAGCACGTTTAATCAGCGTCGGGGAAGACTTTCGCTTTGGTTATCAAAGAACAGGAAATGCACAAACCCTCAAAGCGATCGCCCATAATTACGGAGTAGAGGTGAATATTACCCATTTACAAAACTTAAAAGCAACGAGAATAAGTAGCTCCCAAATACGTCAAGCTTTAACAACAGGGAAGATAGAAACAGCCAACGCCATGTTGGGGCGAGAATATCAAATTAGAGGTAAAGTAATTAAAGGGCAACAATTAGGACAAAAATTAGGTTTTCCTACTGCTAACCTAGAAATACCGAGCATTAAATTTTTACCCAAATATGGAGTATATTTAGTGCGAGTAAGCTTACTAGAACAACCAGAAAGGATATATTGGGGTTTAACCAATGTTGGTTATCGTCCCACTGTTAATGGTCAACAACTGACCGTAGAAACCCATATTCTGGACTTCTCGGGTGATTTATATAATCAAGATATATCCCTTAACCTAGTCAAATTTCTCCGCCCTGAGCGCAAATTTGACTCTCTAGAAGCCTTAATTAACCAAATTAGTACAGATATTCAAATAGCCCGCGAATTAACCATCTCCTATGACTAA
- the acsF gene encoding magnesium-protoporphyrin IX monomethyl ester (oxidative) cyclase — protein sequence MVNTLNKPEFDELRPGVKTPAKETILTPRFYTTDFDAMAEMDISVNEDELRAILEEFRTDYNRHHFVRNELFDQSWEHIDGEKRRLFVEFLERSCTAEFSGFLLYKELGRRLKDKNPLLAECFTLMSRDEARHAGFLNKAMSDFNLSLDLGFLTKSRKYTFFKPKFIFYATYLSEKIGYWRYITIYRHLQAHPEDQIYPIFSFFENWCQDENRHGDFFDALMKAQPDILNDWKARLWCRFFLLSVFATMYLNDIQRSDFYKAIGLDARSYDKEVIEKTNETAGRVFPITLDVDNPEFYNRLETCVNNNEKLREIDASNNPGVIKVLRKLPIFVSNGWQFVRLYLMSPIPVEHLQGSVR from the coding sequence ATGGTAAACACCCTTAACAAACCTGAATTTGACGAATTGCGTCCTGGAGTCAAGACTCCCGCTAAAGAAACTATCCTCACCCCTAGATTTTACACCACAGATTTTGACGCTATGGCAGAAATGGATATTTCTGTTAATGAAGATGAGTTAAGAGCGATTCTCGAAGAGTTTCGCACCGACTATAATCGTCATCATTTCGTGCGCAACGAGCTATTTGACCAATCTTGGGAACATATCGACGGAGAAAAACGCCGTTTATTTGTAGAATTTTTAGAGCGCTCTTGTACCGCTGAATTCTCTGGTTTCCTACTCTACAAAGAATTAGGACGTCGTCTCAAGGATAAAAACCCCCTCTTAGCTGAATGCTTTACCCTTATGTCTCGCGATGAAGCACGTCACGCGGGATTTTTAAATAAAGCGATGTCAGATTTTAATCTATCTCTTGATTTAGGTTTTTTAACCAAAAGCCGTAAATATACCTTCTTTAAACCCAAATTTATCTTTTACGCTACCTATCTCTCTGAAAAAATCGGCTATTGGCGCTATATCACTATCTATCGTCATTTACAAGCTCATCCCGAAGATCAAATCTATCCTATCTTCAGTTTCTTTGAAAACTGGTGTCAAGATGAAAACAGACACGGTGACTTTTTCGATGCTTTGATGAAAGCACAACCAGATATTCTCAACGACTGGAAAGCTAGATTATGGTGTCGCTTCTTCCTCCTCTCTGTTTTCGCTACTATGTATCTCAACGATATCCAACGCTCTGATTTTTACAAAGCGATCGGTTTAGACGCTCGTAGCTATGATAAAGAGGTGATCGAGAAAACTAACGAAACCGCAGGGAGAGTTTTCCCCATTACTCTAGACGTGGATAACCCCGAATTCTATAACCGTTTAGAAACTTGCGTTAATAATAACGAGAAATTAAGAGAGATTGATGCTAGCAACAATCCTGGAGTGATTAAAGTCTTACGCAAATTACCTATCTTTGTTTCTAATGGTTGGCAATTTGTGCGCTTATATCTAATGAGTCCTATTCCTGTAGAGCATTTACAGGGAAGCGTGCGTTAG